One genomic window of Onychostoma macrolepis isolate SWU-2019 chromosome 25, ASM1243209v1, whole genome shotgun sequence includes the following:
- the slc17a6a gene encoding vesicular glutamate transporter 2.2 — MDTMKERVLAPGKERLRNLAGKTLGHLHRVMEKKQKPGEVIELTEEGRPAPLQQKKAPLCDCTCFGLPRRYIIAIMSGLGFCISFGIRCNLGVAIVDMVNNSTIHRDGKIIIKEKAKFNWDPETVGMIHGSFFWGYIVTQIPGGYISSRLAANRVFGAAILLTSTLNMFIPSAARAHYGCVIFVRILQGLVEGVTYPACHGIWSKWAPPLERSRLATTSFCGSYAGAVVAMPLAGILVQYSGWSSVFYIYGSFGIVWYMFWILVSYESPADHPTITDEERTYIEESIGESANLLGPSEKFKTPWRKFFTSMPVYAIIVANFCRSWTFYLLLISQPAYFEEVFGFEISKVGMVSALPHLVMTIIVPIGGQLADFLRSKNILSTTNVRKIMNCGGFGMEATLLLVVGFSHSKGVAISFLVLAVGFSGFAISGFNVNHLDIAPRYASILMGISNGVGTLSGMVCPLIVGAMTKNKTREEWQNVFLIASLVHYGGVIFYGIFASGEKQPWADPEETSEEKCGFIDEDELAEETGDITLSHAPFGGQAAFGGPAKTYGATTQLNGGWAKGWEKTEEYIQEDAEQTYTGDGYS, encoded by the exons ATGGATACGATGAAGGAACGAGTTTTGGCCCCCGGTAAGGAACGATTGAGGAATCTGGCCGGGAAAACCCTGGGACACTTGCACAG GGTGATGGAGAAGAAGCAGAAACCGGGTGAGGTGATCGAGCTGACGGAGGAAGGGAGGCCCGCGCCGCTGCAGCAGAAGAAAGCGCCGCTGTGCGACTGCACGTGCTTCGGGCTCCCGCGCCGCTATATCATCGCCATCATGAGCGGCCTCGGCTTCTGCATCTCGTTCGGGATCCGCTGCAACCTCGGAGTCGCGATCGTCGACATGGTCAATAACAGCACCATTCACCGGGACGGCAAGATCATCATCAAAGAG AAAGCGAAGTTTAACTGGGATCCGGAGACAGTGGGAATGATCCACGGCTCGTTTTTCTGGGGCTATATAGTGACACAGATCCCTGGAGGATATATATCCTCACGACTCGCTGCCAACAG GGTGTTTGGTGCTGCTATCCTGCTCACGTCGACTCTCAATATGTTCATCCCCTCTGCTGCACGTGCGCACTACGGCTGTGTCATCTTCGTCAGGATACTGCAGGGCCTCGTCGAA GGTGTGACCTACCCAGCATGCCATGGGATTTGGAGCAAGTGGGCTCCGCCCCTCGAGAGAAGTCGTTTAGCCACCACCTCTTTTTGTG GTTCATACGCGGGTGCTGTGGTGGCCATGCCGTTGGCTGGAATATTAGTGCAGTACTCAGGCTGGTCTTCTGTCTTCTATATATATG GCAGTTTTGGGATTGTCTGGTACATGTTTTGGATTCTGGTTTCATATGAGAGCCCAGCAGATCATCCCACTATTACAGATGAAGAGAGGACTTACATAGAGGAGAGTATTGGAGAAAGTGCCAATCTACTGGGGCCGAGTGAG aaATTCAAGACGCCCTGGAGGAAGTTCTTCACCTCCATGCCAGTCTATGCAATCATCGTGGCCAACTTCTGCAGGAGCTGGACCTTCTATCTGCTGCTCATCAGTCAGCCAGCGTACTTTGAAGAAGTGTTTGGCTTTGAAATCAGTAAG GTCGGTATGGTCTCTGCTCTGCCTCACCTTGTCATGACCATCATAGTGCCAATCGGCGGTCAACTGGCTGACTTCCTGCGCAGCAAAAACATCTTATCCACCACCAACGTCAGGAAAATCATGAACTGTGGAG GGTTTGGAATGGAGGCCACTCTGCTGTTAGTGGTTGGTTTCTCTCACAGTAAAGGTGTGGCCATCTCGTTTCTGGTGCTAGCTGTTGGTTTTAGCGGTTTTGCTATATCAG GTTTTAATGTCAACCACTTGGACATCGCGCCGAGGTACGCCAGCATACTGATGGGTATTTCTAATGGAGTGGGCACTCTCTCTGGTATGGTCTGCCCTCTCATTGTAGGTGCCATGACCAAAAACAAG ACTCGTGAGGAATGGCAGAACGTGTTCCTGATCGCCTCGCTGGTGCATTACGGCGGCGTTATCTTCTACGGGATTTTTGCGTCCGGCGAGAAGCAGCCGTGGGCCGATCCGGAGGAGACCAGCGAGGAGAAGTGCGGCTTCATCGATGAAGACGAGTTAGCGGAGGAGACGGGTGACATCACGTTGAGCCATGCTCCTTTCGGGGGCCAGGCCGCTTTTGGGGGCCCCGCCAAAACATATGGGGCCACGACGCAGCTGAACGGGGGATGGGCCAAAGGCTGGGAGAAAACCGAGGAATACATCCAGGAGGATGCCGAGCAGACGTATACAGGAGATGGGTACTCCTAG